The Euphorbia lathyris chromosome 2, ddEupLath1.1, whole genome shotgun sequence genome includes a window with the following:
- the LOC136219454 gene encoding histone-lysine N-methyltransferase family member SUVH9-like: protein MGSIIPFQDLNLTPQPAQPSTTAISSSATAAISTPPNLLIPKAEPKLEPLDYLNETPLPPNPIYPDFTHNLFSNFIDADTPLPQTSFSNFIEARTSLSQTSLSNSIHTPLSQTSNISSSDEEILYSDYNRVTELFRNAFGTVPQEDGLVLDPDAGAIVPFVEDNILSSVVVNKPVRKYPKRSSELVRVSDLGIDDQRYFRDLVRRTRMLYDALRIFSVLEEEKRRGEAIGRRARGDLLAAAIMRDRGLWLNRDKRIVGSIPGVEIGDLFFFRMELCVVGLHGQVQAGIDYLPASQSSNREPIATSIIVSGGYEDDEDAGDTLVYTGHGGQDKFSKQCTHQKLEGGNLALERSMHYGIEIRVVRGFKYAGSFTNKIYIYDGLYKIHDCWFDVGKSGFGVYKYRLMRIDGQPEMGSSILKFAQSLRADPLAARPKGYLSLDISNRKENVPVMLFNDIDSDHDPLYYEYLTKTVFPPFVSSNGTGCDCVGGCVDGCLCSVKNGGEFAYDPNGSLFRGKPLVFECGAFCKCPPSCRNRVTQNGLKNRLEVFRSRETGWGVRSLDLIHAGSFICEYAGVALTREQVEVFTMNGDTLIYPNRFSQKWAEWGDLSLIYPDYVRPSYPALPPLDFAMDVSRIRNVACYISHSSNPNVLVQFVLYDHNNLMFPHLMLFAMENIPPLRELSLDYGVADECTGKLSICN from the coding sequence ATGGGATCCATCATCCCATTTCAAGACCTCAATCTCACCCCGCAACCGGCTCAGCCCTCCACCACCGCTATCTCCTCCAGCGCTACCGCCGCCATCTCTACTCCTCCTAATCTTCTAATCCCAAAAGCTGAACCTAAGCTTGAGCCACTTGACTATCTAAATGAAACACCTCTCCCTCCGAATCCAATTTATCCCGATTTTACCCATAACCTTTTCTCCAATTTCATAGATGCAGATACACCTCTCCCTCAAACCTCTTTCTCCAATTTCATAGAAGCACGTACTTCTCTTTCTCAAACCTCTCTGTCCAATTCCATACATACACCTCTTTCTCAAACCTCCAACATTTCCTCCTCCGACGAGGAAATATTATACTCCGATTATAACAGAGTCACCGAGCTTTTCCGCAATGCGTTTGGCACCGTTCCGCAGGAAGACGGTTTGGTTTTGGACCCGGATGCTGGTGCGATCGTCCCCTTCGTTGAAGATAATATCCTCTCCTCTGTGGTGGTCAACAAGCCTGTTCGCAAGTACCCGAAGCGCTCATCGGAGCTTGTCCGCGTATCTGACCTTGGAATCGATGACCAGCGGTATTTTCGGGACCTTGTTCGCCGGACCCGCATGCTTTATGATGCCCTCCGCATCTTCTCTGTCTTGGAAGAAGAGAAGCGCCGTGGCGAGGCCATTGGCCGGCGAGCCCGAGGAGATCTCCTTGCCGCTGCTATTATGCGCGACCGTGGGCTTTGGCTTAATCGTGATAAGCGGATTGTTGGGTCTATCCCTGGAGTTGAAATTGGGGATCTTTTCTTTTTCCGGATGGAATTGTGTGTTGTTGGATTGCACGGGCAAGTCCAAGCAGGAATTGACTACCTTCCGGCGAGCCAGAGCTCAAACAGGGAGCCGATTGCGACCAGTATTATTGTTTCAGGAGGCTACGAAGATGATGAGGACGCCGGAGATACGTTAGTGTACACTGGTCACGGTGGACAGGACAAGTTTTCAAAGCAATGTACGCACCAGAAGCTGGAAGGAGGGAATTTAGCATTGGAAAGGAGTATGCACTATGGCATTGAGATAAGAGTGGTTAGAGGGTTTAAATATGCTGGCAGTTTTACTAATAAGATATACATTTATGATGGTCTATACAAGATTCATGATTGTTGGTTTGATGTTGGGAAATCTGGGTTTGGTGTTTACAAGTACAGGCTTATGAGGATTGATGGACAACCTGAAATGGGTAGTTCCATTTTGAAGTTCGCACAAAGTTTGAGGGCCGATCCATTGGCCGCCAGGCCTAAGGGTTATCTAAGTCTCGATATTTCAAACAGGAAGGAGAATGTACCAGTTATGTTGTTTAATGATATTGACAGCGATCATGATCCTCTGTATTACGAGTATCTGACAAAGACTGTGTTTCCACCTTTTGTTTCGAGTAACGGAACTGGTTGTGATTGTGTTGGTGGTTGTGTGGATGGTTGTCTATGCTCGGTGAAGAATGGGGGGGAGTTCGCTTATGATCCAAATGGTTCCTTGTTCAGAGGGAAGCCGTTAGTGTTTGAATGCGGAGCTTTTTGTAAGTGCCCGCCAAGTTGTCGGAACCGGGTGACTCAAAACGGATTGAAAAATAGATTGGAAGTTTTTAGGTCAAGGGAAACAGGCTGGGGAGTTAGGTCCTTAGATTTGATACACGCAGGATCCTTTATATGTGAATATGCGGGGGTGGCTCTCACGAGAGAGCAAGTGGAGGTTTTCACAATGAATGGTGATACTCTAATTTATCCTAATCGGTTTTCCCAGAAATGGGCTGAATGGGGTGATCTATCCCTGATATATCCTGATTATGTCCGCCCATCGTATCCCGCGCTTCCACCTTTGGATTTTGCAATGGATGTTTCAAGAATCAGGAATGTTGCTTGTTATATAAGCCACAGTTCAAATCCGAATGTGCTAGTGCAGTTTGTGTTGTATGATCACAATAATTTAATGTTCCCTCACCTCATGCTTTTTGCAATGGAGAACATCCCTCCTTTGAGGGAGCTCAGCCTTGATTATGGGGTGGCTGATGAATGTACTGGCAAACTTTCTATTTGCAACTAA